In Cyclopterus lumpus isolate fCycLum1 chromosome 9, fCycLum1.pri, whole genome shotgun sequence, a single genomic region encodes these proteins:
- the zgc:64051 gene encoding leukocyte surface antigen CD53: protein MAQGCLKCLKYTMCFANLLCFMCGVAVLIFGVYMMVNFKMAALTPTLASFTSANMLLISGIVITCVSFLGFLGALKENRCLLLTFFLVLFILMLVELTAACLLLMYEGQIASMVKDDLNKGLEKAKGKNVNTTDVMSEWDVVQEKLDCCGVHNWTDWGDKVPESCCLTDCRTQNAKYREKGCLETLKNLFEENFLTTGISVIVLCIIEVLGMCFAMTLFCHISRSGLGYKL from the exons ATGGCTCAAGGCTGCCTGAAGTGTTTAAAGTACACCATGTGTTTCGCCAACTTACTTTGTTTT atgTGTGGGGTGGCGGTGCTGATCTTCGGCGTCTACATGATGGTGAACTTCAAGATGGCTGCTCTCACCCCGACCTTGGCCAGCTTCACCTCCGCCAACATGCTGCTGATCAGTGGCATCGTCATCACCTGCGTGTCCTTCCTGGGCTTCCTGGGCGCTCTGAAGGAGAACCGCTGTCTCCTCCTGACG TTTTTCCTGGTGCTGTTCATCCTGATGCTGGTGGAGCTGACTGCAGCATGCTTGCTGCTCATGTATGAGGGTCAG ATCGCTAGCATGGTGAAAGACGATCTCAACAAGGGTTTGGAAAAGGCAAAAGGAAAGAACGTCAACACCACGGATGTGATGAGTGAGTGGGACGTGGTTCAGGAGAAG CTCGATTGCTGTGGAGTCCATAATTGGACAGACTGGGGAGACAAAGTGCCCGAGTCTTGCTGTCTGACCGATTGTCGCACCCAAAACGCCAAGTACAGAGAAAAG GGTTGTTTGGAAACGTTGAAGAACTTGTTTGAGGAGAATTTCCTAACCACTGGGATTTCAGTCATTGTCCTCTGCATTATCGAG GTCCTGGGAATGTGTTTCGCCATGACGCTCTTCTGCCACATCAGCAGATCCGGACTGGGCTACAAGCTATAG